atttggccaccgaaccttgTCCAAATTTTGGATAAAAATTAGTGGTTGTATTAATGGTATACTTGTCAAGCGATAATGGGTTCCATAAATTTTAGGATACGTGTATGGGAATTGACCTGTGGGTTTGTAGAAACTTGGCGAGACATGATTGGTGAACAAGTTTTGTCCATACAGCCGTCCACACTATAGCAGCTAAACCCAGAGGGGTTTTCGTTGCCTCTCCTTTTCCTTCCCCAATCCAGAGTCTCATGAGATAAACCCTCTTTGAGAACTTCAAAGGTAAAACCCAATAAAATAGAAATGGCGAGAGTGGCTTGCAGTAACCTATTCCCCGCCTTATCTCTTCTTCCATCGAAATCACCATCATCATTTCTGTGCACTAATCCTTCTCTGTTCGCCAAGAGCTCCCAATTTATAGGTGTTCAAGGGATCAACAAGCGGTTTTCATCTTCTTCGAAGATAAGTATGAGCTTGAAGGCCGGAATCGTCGGTCTCCCAAACGTCGGAAAATCCACCCTATTCAATGCTGTTGTAAGCATTTCTTTACATCGTCTATGAGCTTCTTTGATTCTCCGTGCTTTGGTGAAATTTGATTCTCAAATGTGTTCATGAGGTCATTGATATGTGTAGGTGGAGAATGGAAAAGCTCAGGCAGCTAATTTCCCTTTCTGTACGATAGAACCAAATGTAGGAACCGTTGCGGTTCCAGATCCGCGTCTCAATGTGCTCTCTGACCTTAGCAAGTCTCAGCGAACAGTTCCAGCGTCCATAGAATTTGTGGATATTGCTGGACTCGTGAAGGGCGCGAGTCAGGGGGAGgttgcttttatttttctttacatatTTCTGTTTAGTTCAGATTGTTGATGTATTTACAGTTGGCTATTATGGGTCGCCTTCTTATTACGGTTATTTCTAAACTTGTTCCATACAGGGGCTTGGTAATAAGTTCTTATCAAATATTCGTGAGGTTGATTCCATTCTTCAGGTTTTTATCTATCCCCTGTCAGATTGATGTTTCTTGTAGTGCATTGTTTGCATGTTTATTAATGTTGGAAACAACCTAGTTCAAGGAGAGATgtcataaattaaaattacagtTGGGATGGGGAAGATAGTTCTGAAGGGTTTATCTCGTAAACTTGATCTGCATATGTTAGTGcttcatataatttattttgttagcATTTAATCCATGTAAATTACCCTTTTTTTGGTCCCCAGATATGTAAAAATTAAACAGATGTCTCTTAGTTTTTAAAGCTCAATTGTTtagtacttttatttttaactttttaaagcTAGATGGTTTAGTACCTGTATATTGACTCCTTCGAATTGAGTCcatatttgaaatatttgatGTTTTTAAAGTTTGATAAAGCCAATATATAggaattaaaatttgatttttggaaattcaaagaaaacttgTTATTCTTTTTTTACATAATTCAAGCAtgaaaatgtaatttatttttaaggtAATTTTGTCATTTGTCAAATAATTAACAGAAAATTGAATAGATGGGTCTTTAGTTTGATGAAGTCGAAATACATGAATTAAACCATTGAGTGTTCAAGACCGGGAACATATAAATTCATTTTGACATCAACTCAAggatgataaaaataatttaccaaTATATTTCTATTCAACTTGTTGCACTTTTGCAAGACAGTCTTTGAACAATGATTTCCAAGCAATCAAGTTGAGCCGTTCAGGCCTCCCAAGTCCCAATCACCTGAACTACTCTTCTTTATTCCATGCACATTGAagtgtttaaaataaaaagagaagggggaaaaaaggggaaaaaaaaaaagaaaaaacaagatGGCTTGCGAGTGTAGTAAAGGCTGCAAAATATAATGGTTGATTAACTAGAGTTATGTGTATGGCAGATCCCCACCAAAACAAAAAACTAGTTCAATAAGTGATTCATGGATTAGGCTACAATATCGTAGCCCATTACTACTGATGGATCCACTTGCCTTGTTAGCATTGAGTTGGCATTTTTTGAATACTTCAGCACACgttgattaaataattttacataGCTTTAACTCAAAGTCAGAGATTTGATTAGATGACTGAAAGATATAAGCTGTTATTATCTTTATCACTTGCATATTTAAGGAtaactataatttaatttctgtacTTTAGTGAAACCTATATATTActccctgtatttttaaaagCCAGCTAGTTTAGTCCTTGAAATttgaaaaaatcaataaattagtcATTGCCCTGAGAAAATATAGTCAATTCACTAttgttatattaattatttaaggaCTGTATGTTTTAAAACTACAGACTAAATTATTGGAATATATGAAATTACATAGATTAAATTgtgcataaaataaataaattatagtttGATTTCTCTTTGTAGGGACTAATTTGTTGGTTTTTTGAAATTACAAGGACTAATATAGCTGGTTAAAAAATATGTGGACTAATATATTGGTTTTACTAAATTACTGGGACTAAGTTGTATATATACTTTATTTAATTGCATGGGGTTGTTGTTTAGGAATGGAATTGCAAAAATGTATTATATTTTAGTGTAAAATCTGGACTTATGCAAGAGGTTTTGGGTCCCTGGTTATGGATTGATGAAGGAAAATTAAAATCCATAAATTAAGGGAAAGAGCTGGTTTAGTTGATGGGTGGCCAGAACAGAGaacaaaaaattgaaaagataATGGCGTTATGTGGCTGGCACTATTAGATACAAGGAAAGATAATCTATTTATGCTAGGGGTTTTGAAATCAATTGAGTTacaaattttaatgaaattcacTTAGATTTTTAGAAAACCTTGCAAATAGATACCCATAGTTTGAATATTCAAATATCCTTGCTAGGTAGAAACAAAGCTTTTGTTGATTGCTTCTCCATACAAGTGTTGTTGAAAGCCTACAAATTTTTGTTTCAGGTtgtacgttgttttgaagataatGACATTGTTCATGTGAATGGCAAAGTCGATCCTAAGTCTGATATTGATGTAATCAACCTAGAGCTCATTTTCTCAGACTTGGACCAGGTAGGCTAAGTAGCGTATGTTCAGCAATGTTGTTTACTTGTTTTTCTGTGTGCACCTGTCCATAAGAGAGGATCCTTGCATGATTTCCTAACTgaagtatttttattatatattttctttgtcTGCTATTGCAGTTCAATTGCAATTCAAAGTGAAAAAAAGTTCTTGCAGTTCATAGTCTTCTAACATTATTGTTGGCTTTTACATTTATTAACCGCTGTAAGATAAGCTAATAGAACTAAATTATATCTTTTACAAGAATGCAGATTGAGAAAAGATTAGAGAAGCTTAAGAAGGGGAAGGCAAAGGATTCACAATCTAAACTCAAGGTaaactttttttctttgaaacacCATGCAAATAACATTTCCTATACACACATTCAGATGCATAGCATGGGGCTTTGAATATGTATATGCAATTTTCTTCACATCAGGAGGAAGCAGAAAAGTCTGCTTTAGAAAGGATTCAGGGGGCGCTGATGGATGGAAAACCAGCACGTTATGTAGCATTATCAGACTTTGAGAAGGATGCCGTAAAGCATCTCTGCTTGCTTACAATTAAGCCGGTCATATATGTGGCAAATGTTGCAGAATTGGATCTAGCTGTTCCTGAAAATAACCCACATGTGAAAGAAGTGAGGAATCTCGCATCTGAGTTGCAATCTGGACTGGTTACAATTTCAGCACAGGTTTGGTCATAACTTGAGTAAACTTTTTACCTGCATCTTGGTGAGCAGCTTTCTATTTTATTACTGTTCCTGGCCCTGAGGTTTCAATTGTCTGTAATGCATGGCAACTAATGATATAGAAGCTTAACTTTGCAGGTAGAGTCTGAGCTCACTGAACTGCCATCTGAAGAGAGAGCAGAATATTTGAAGTCACTTGGAGTAAGTGATGGTGGCCTTGGGAATCTTATTAGGGCAACATATAACCTTTTGGGGCTACGTACATATTTTACTTCTGGTGAAAAGGTGAGGAAGATTGATTTGACAAATGCATTCCTCTAAAGTGTTCTGTTGATtacggttttttttttttgtttcgtTTTTGACAGGAAACAAAAGCTTGGACCATATTAGCAGGTTAGTTTTGCTTAACTGGTTGTTGAATTTATTTTGTTGAACTCACTCCAACTAAGCACTAATGTTTTTGTTCAACTTGGTCTCTCAGATAAGAGTTCAACAATTTTctgttaattaaaaattaggtTCTCCCCCCGGCGTTCTATTTAGTTGTTTCATTCTTGTAGATGGGACACATAGTAATACTTTATATACATGCCATTGTGGTCAAGGGGATTCTTGTCTGGGTTTTCTCCCACATAGTGATACTTTATATATATACCATTGTGGTCTAGGGGATTCTTGTCTGAGTTTTCTCCCACATAGTGATACTTTATATATATACCATTGTGGTCTAGGGGATTCTTGTCTGAGTTTTCTCCCACATAGTGATACTTTATATATATACCATTGTGATCTAGGGGATTCTTGTCTGAGTTTTCTCCCACATAGTGATACTTTATATATATACCATTGTGGTCTAGGGGATTCTTGTCTGAGTTTTCTCCCACATAGTGATACTTTATATATATACCATTGTGGTCTAGGGGATTCTTGTCTGAGTTTTCTCCTCTTTATTCAGGAATGACTGCACCTCAAGCTGCTGGAGTGATACACTCTGACTTTGAGAAAGGTTTCATTCGAGCTGAAACTGTAAGCATCTACTTCCTATCCAACTCATTTTATGTAATTTGTATTATATTTATGCTACCGACGTGATTCATTTTTTCCCCCCTTCCAGGTGTCCTATGATGATTTTGTTGCTGCTGGTTCATTAGCAGCAGCAAGGGAAAAAGGACTGGTGCGTTTGTTACTTTGATGTGTCAATTTATATTCTCTCTGACTTGCAACTTTGTATATCCTTGTCTATTCTCTTAAAAACTTGTTAACCAGACATTCTTGATTCTCATAGTTGAGATCTGAGGGAAAAGATTACGTAGTTCAAGAAGGAGATGTCATGCTATTTCGCTTCAACGTTTAACGGTGGTACCACTGGAGGTGAATGTATCTTCTTATTTCGTCTTCCAATCTAAACTATCATATAGCAGCAGCAGAAGGCAATGAAGTATTCTTTCATTAATCTGTGGAAGAATGGGTCCAAGAATTCAATGGGCTAAGATCATTGTCAATGCTAATGGAATGGGCATTCTTTCATTACCCTGATCATCGAAGAACACAGGTTTTGCTCCTTAACAATATGATTGATTCATGATGTAGACTCAGAATTTTTTAGagaattgtttttttttccccATATATATGGACTTTGGATGTGCCCACCTGCTGGGTTGTCACTTGTAATTGGTCTATAGTTAATTTTGAGAACGGCATGTATAATGCAGAAGGttagatatttattttattcatttagaGTATAGAGTCGGAGAGATGCTCATTTTGCTtagtaaaaaagaaacaatgtgagaggaaactctctctctctctcttttcctttcttCCTTCAATACTAGGGCAAATCATTCCTTTTAACTATGAATTTTTTCCCCCGCATACAAGGGGAGAATTTTCTTGTTGATTTCATTGTGCTTCTGGAATGAACCACAGAAATTAGTTCGCTTGAAGGATCTCATGCTATTATATTTCATCTCTATGATGCTGCAAGTACATGTTCCTTGTCTTTCCTAGTGATTTATATTGGAAAGCAAAAGCTTGGGACTTGGGAAGAAGAATATGGATCGGCCGCGATTATAATTGTAAGGTAATGCAAGGGTTCCCTgcataagaaaaaaaagaaaagaaaagaaaagaaaaccttTGTAGGTGGGTACATACTTTAGATTATGGGCCATTGCCTTCAACTTGTATGCATCATTTGTGTTTGCTTTGTTTGGCCTCGTGGATTTGTTCTTGGCTCTATTAAAATCTTCCAAATGATGGGATGGGAAAGGCTATTGCTTCTGGGCAAGTAAATTTTCACCTGGAATTAAGCCGAAGGGAAGCTTCGTTACCATGAAATCCAACATATCTTTAATGCTGGTGGCTACGAGACAGGTCCCACTTGTAGTCATATTATGTTCACTATGCcactatttattttctttttttaaaaaaaaaaaaaaaagaactattTGCACAAATGGAGTACGTGTTTTAGGTTTAACACTTAAGAATAAGGCTCAATATTTTCGAAATTATGGGACTATAAATAAGGTCTTTAGTCAACGAATCACTGTTCATTGAGGGACCTTAGAACAATATAATCAAGAATAAAtcgattatttttttattctgtaaattattaaatcaaatGATACATTTGTAAAATTATTCCTGTAAAAATTGTGTGTACTTTCTTTGTACTCTCATGTATATTCTACAGCATGTGGTTTCAAATTCCTCGCAAacgttttttaaattattgtgaaGTGTTTGCCGATTAGTACCATCAGTCATTGGCTTTAAATAATGAATTTCAGAAATGTAAAAATACCTTTGGACGTCCTTTATATAGAAGATTATACAGAACAACATTGGAGAATGATGACGAAAAGGATCAGTGAAATTGTACAATATCTTAATatcaaaaattcaaattcacttaccaaataatgaaaatgaaataaagtaaaatacCAAGAAATTTCATCATCTCAAATATTATAGACCGCATTTTGCTAACAAGAACATAGAAGAAAGAAACTCATTGGCAGATATGGAAGATGCAGGGAAGCAGAGCATATTTTGCATTTTCACACCGCACAAAATACAAACACAAGAAAATGCTTAAGCTCTTAGGCATTCAAATTAAAGAGATCACTTCACACGGTAACACGTACTTTGCCGTTGTAGGCATTGGAattttcatcatcatcttcttcttcatatTGTTTGATAGTATAACcatagcaaacctccatagcaAGCCCGTTTAAAATAGAATACAAATGATCGCATaataatgaaaagggaaaaagaaaacaaaaaggaTTTGTCTGAAGAAGGCAATGAAGCATTCTTTCATTAATCTGTGAAAGATGGATCCAAGAATTCAACGAGCTAAGATCATTAGTCTGATCATAAAAAAAGAACCACAGATTTTGCTCCTTAATTAACAATATGATTGGTTCATGTAGGCCATTGTTTTGAACTCATATGCATTATTTGTGTTTGATTAGGCTTGGCCCACAGGGTTTGTTCTTGGCCCTGTTAAAATCTTTCCAAATACATGTGGTTATTTTAGGCGCTATATTCATCATCATAATCCCTTTCTTCTTATTGATGATAATCTTCCTGGCTTAAGAAGAGCCCATGCCCAGCTGGGAAGATCCAGATGCCTTTTGCACGTAATCATGGAGCAAAGGACTAAGGAGTTTGTCAATCGAATCAAGTGTTAGCTATGCTAAGACCATGATAATTAGAGTATATTGTATACGTGCTCGTCATGGGCTTTTCTATCTTTATTGACAggatttttcaattttcttccTTAGACATGGCCCAATGGACCTAACTGATGAAGGTAACCCATTAGCACCAAGGACTCGTTAACAACAATACACGTATTTTTGGGCGCTCCCTGTTTTTTGGTGGGAAGGGAAAGGCAAAAGAGGTGAGAAATTCTgaatcaaatactccaatatgACTCAGCTAAGTAAACGGAGTTGGTATATACACTAGGACTTCGACTTCGACTGCAACTAGGACTAGAACTAGGTTTAGGTTTCCTTGTTCCAACATGATATTTCACAGTAATATAAACCCGACATTCCATCCCTTGTTTTCTCCATAGCCAACAATCCTCAGAACTCTTTGTTTTTCTGATCATTGATCAAACTTACTCTCGTCTCTCCAGGAAACCAACACCCAGAAAACCCTTCTCGTTTACTAGACGACATGGAAACC
This Manihot esculenta cultivar AM560-2 chromosome 6, M.esculenta_v8, whole genome shotgun sequence DNA region includes the following protein-coding sequences:
- the LOC110618291 gene encoding ribosome-binding ATPase YchF — protein: MARVACSNLFPALSLLPSKSPSSFLCTNPSLFAKSSQFIGVQGINKRFSSSSKISMSLKAGIVGLPNVGKSTLFNAVVENGKAQAANFPFCTIEPNVGTVAVPDPRLNVLSDLSKSQRTVPASIEFVDIAGLVKGASQGEGLGNKFLSNIREVDSILQVVRCFEDNDIVHVNGKVDPKSDIDVINLELIFSDLDQIEKRLEKLKKGKAKDSQSKLKEEAEKSALERIQGALMDGKPARYVALSDFEKDAVKHLCLLTIKPVIYVANVAELDLAVPENNPHVKEVRNLASELQSGLVTISAQVESELTELPSEERAEYLKSLGVSDGGLGNLIRATYNLLGLRTYFTSGEKETKAWTILAGMTAPQAAGVIHSDFEKGFIRAETVSYDDFVAAGSLAAAREKGLLRSEGKDYVVQEGDVMLFRFNV